One stretch of Campylobacter sp. CCS1377 DNA includes these proteins:
- the pseH gene encoding UDP-4-amino-4,6-dideoxy-N-acetyl-beta-L-altrosamine N-acetyltransferase, with protein MIELKNFTQLDAQEIKLVYEWRNHEKISQFMKNKNFSFQEHLDFINKLKNDLSKKYFLVSQNSDFIGVIDFINITLKTCEFGLYSNPNLKGMGQILMNEIKKYAFEILKVKNLKACVFKENERALNLYLKNDFTITKKDENMFYVELSRGGG; from the coding sequence ATGATTGAGCTTAAAAATTTTACTCAACTTGACGCGCAAGAAATAAAACTTGTTTATGAATGGCGCAATCATGAAAAAATTTCCCAATTTATGAAAAATAAAAATTTTAGTTTTCAAGAACACTTAGATTTTATCAATAAATTAAAAAATGATCTGAGTAAAAAATATTTTTTAGTAAGTCAAAATAGTGATTTTATAGGCGTTATAGATTTTATCAATATCACTCTAAAAACTTGCGAATTTGGGCTTTATTCAAATCCCAATTTAAAAGGTATGGGACAGATTTTGATGAATGAAATTAAAAAATATGCCTTTGAAATTCTAAAAGTGAAAAATCTAAAAGCTTGTGTTTTTAAGGAAAATGAAAGGGCTTTAAATTTATATTTGAAAAATGATTTTACTATAACTAAAAAGGATGAAAATATGTTTTATGTAGAACTTTCACGGGGGGGGGGATAA
- the pseG gene encoding UDP-2,4-diacetamido-2,4,6-trideoxy-beta-L-altropyranose hydrolase: MKVLFRSDSSSQIGFGHIKRDLVLAKQYDDVSFACIALEGSLIDEIPYPVYELISSSIYELINLIKAEKFELLIIDHYDIGYDDEKLIKLETGIKILSFDDTFKAHYCDILLNVNAYAKASDYKDLVPFRCELRCGFSYALIRDEFYKESKIKREKIWDYFICIGGTDIKNLSAKIASDFSEEKKILIATSNSNKNLKKLQKFVQNHPNITLTIDSDNLAKLMNESKKLIISASSLVNEALILKANFKAICCAKNQEKIAKWLAQKGYEVDFL, encoded by the coding sequence ATGAAAGTTCTTTTTAGAAGTGATAGCTCTAGCCAAATAGGTTTTGGACATATCAAACGCGATCTTGTTTTAGCTAAACAATACGATGATGTAAGCTTTGCCTGTATCGCACTAGAAGGCTCTTTGATTGATGAAATTCCTTATCCTGTTTATGAGCTTATAAGCTCTAGTATATATGAGTTAATCAATCTTATCAAGGCTGAGAAATTTGAACTTTTAATCATCGATCATTATGATATTGGCTATGATGATGAAAAACTCATAAAACTTGAAACTGGTATTAAAATTTTAAGTTTTGATGATACTTTTAAAGCCCACTATTGTGATATTTTACTAAATGTTAATGCTTATGCAAAAGCGAGCGATTATAAAGATTTAGTGCCTTTTAGATGCGAGTTAAGATGCGGATTTTCCTATGCTTTAATTCGTGATGAATTTTACAAAGAAAGTAAGATAAAAAGAGAAAAAATTTGGGACTATTTTATCTGTATTGGTGGTACAGATATTAAAAATTTATCCGCAAAAATCGCTTCTGATTTTAGTGAAGAGAAAAAAATTCTTATTGCAACAAGTAACTCAAATAAAAATTTAAAAAAACTCCAAAAATTTGTTCAAAATCACCCAAATATCACATTAACCATTGATAGCGACAATTTAGCAAAATTAATGAATGAAAGCAAAAAACTTATCATTTCAGCGAGCTCTTTAGTCAACGAAGCTCTAATTTTAAAAGCAAATTTTAAAGCAATTTGCTGTGCCAAAAATCAAGAAAAAATAGCCAAATGGCTTGCACAAAAAGGCTATGAGGTGGATTTTCTATGA
- the pseF gene encoding pseudaminic acid cytidylyltransferase yields MKNLCIIPARGGSKRIPKKNIIDFLGKPLIAYSIENALSSDIFDEVIISSDDEEIIKIACKYGAKAPFVRDKNLSDDYTSSTAVIKNAIEILAQKGQFYDNICALYATAPLIDSEILKKAFEKFLDNKSEFLFSASEFDYPIQRAFYLDEKNQVYMFDESFYKSRSQDLTKAYHDAGAFYFGKNKAWLENDFLFKPYSSVYLLPRNLVCDIDTLEDLEFAKILYKVSYESSF; encoded by the coding sequence ATGAAAAATCTTTGTATAATCCCAGCGCGTGGTGGTTCTAAAAGAATTCCAAAGAAAAATATCATTGATTTTTTAGGAAAACCTTTAATTGCTTATAGCATAGAAAATGCTTTAAGTTCTGATATTTTTGATGAAGTAATTATCTCAAGCGATGATGAGGAGATTATAAAAATAGCGTGCAAATACGGCGCAAAAGCTCCTTTTGTTCGTGATAAAAACTTAAGCGATGATTATACTTCTAGCACAGCAGTGATTAAAAATGCTATCGAAATTTTAGCCCAAAAAGGGCAATTTTATGACAATATCTGCGCCCTTTATGCTACCGCCCCATTAATTGATAGTGAAATTCTAAAAAAGGCTTTTGAAAAATTTTTAGACAATAAAAGTGAATTTTTGTTTAGTGCTAGTGAGTTTGATTACCCTATACAAAGGGCTTTTTATTTAGATGAAAAAAATCAAGTTTATATGTTTGATGAGAGTTTTTATAAAAGCCGCTCGCAGGACTTAACTAAGGCCTATCATGATGCTGGAGCTTTTTATTTTGGTAAAAACAAGGCTTGGCTCGAAAATGATTTTTTATTTAAACCCTACTCTAGCGTATATTTACTACCGCGGAATTTGGTTTGCGATATTGATACCTTAGAAGATTTAGAATTTGCAAAGATACTTTATAAGGTGAGTTATGAAAGTTCTTTTTAG
- the pseC gene encoding UDP-4-amino-4,6-dideoxy-N-acetyl-beta-L-altrosamine transaminase, with protein MLTYSHQNIDQSDIEAVINALKDEILTGGAKIEEFENALCDYVGVKYACVLNSATSALHLAYTALNVKEKIVLTTPLTFAATANAALMAGAKVEFIDIKSDGNIDEKKLEARLAKDSSNIGAITAVDFGGNSVEMDEILTLAKIYKIPLIDDASHALGAEYKGKKVGAIADLNIFSFHPVKPITTFEGGAVLSNDKELIDKIKLLRSHGIVKKRLWDSDMVELGYNYRLSDVACALGINQLKKLDLNLEKREEIAKFYDKEFEKNPYFSTIKIKDYKKSSRHLYPILLFPEFYCQKEEIFKNLLKAGIGVQVHYKPTYEFSFYKKLLGEMKLDNADNFYKAELSIPAHQEMSLKDASFVKDTLFSILEKTKRGYCG; from the coding sequence ATGCTAACTTATTCTCATCAAAATATCGATCAAAGTGACATAGAAGCAGTAATAAATGCTTTAAAAGATGAAATTTTAACCGGTGGAGCAAAAATAGAAGAATTTGAAAATGCACTTTGTGATTATGTAGGCGTAAAATATGCTTGTGTATTAAATTCAGCCACTTCAGCACTTCATCTTGCTTATACGGCTTTAAATGTAAAAGAAAAAATCGTTCTAACTACCCCACTTACCTTTGCAGCCACTGCAAATGCAGCTTTAATGGCAGGTGCAAAGGTGGAATTTATAGATATAAAAAGTGATGGCAATATCGATGAAAAAAAGCTTGAAGCTAGACTTGCAAAGGATAGTTCCAACATAGGAGCCATCACTGCGGTTGATTTTGGTGGTAATAGCGTTGAAATGGATGAAATTTTAACTTTGGCTAAGATATATAAAATCCCTTTAATTGATGATGCAAGCCATGCTTTAGGAGCAGAATATAAAGGCAAAAAAGTAGGCGCAATAGCTGATTTAAATATCTTTTCTTTTCATCCTGTTAAACCAATTACCACTTTTGAAGGCGGTGCAGTTCTTAGCAATGATAAAGAATTAATAGATAAAATAAAACTTTTAAGAAGCCATGGCATAGTTAAAAAAAGACTTTGGGATAGCGATATGGTCGAGCTTGGTTACAATTATCGCTTAAGTGATGTCGCTTGTGCTTTGGGGATCAATCAGCTTAAAAAACTTGATTTAAATTTAGAAAAAAGAGAAGAAATAGCTAAATTTTATGATAAAGAATTTGAAAAAAATCCTTATTTTTCAACCATAAAAATCAAAGATTATAAAAAAAGCTCAAGGCATTTGTATCCTATTTTACTTTTTCCTGAATTTTATTGTCAAAAAGAAGAAATTTTTAAAAATTTACTTAAAGCTGGAATCGGCGTGCAAGTGCATTATAAGCCTACTTATGAATTTAGTTTTTATAAAAAACTCTTAGGCGAAATGAAACTAGACAATGCGGATAATTTTTACAAAGCAGAACTTAGCATTCCAGCTCATCAAGAAATGAGCTTAAAAGATGCAAGCTTTGTAAAAGATACTTTATTTAGCATTTTAGAAAAAACAAAAAGGGGATATTGTGGATAA
- the pseB gene encoding UDP-N-acetylglucosamine 4,6-dehydratase (inverting), with protein sequence MFNGKNILITGGTGSFGKTYTKILLENYKPNKIIIYSRDEQKQFEMAGIFNASCMRYFIGDVRDKERLSTAMRDVDFVIHAAAMKHVPIAEYNPMECIKTNINGAQNVIDACFENKVKKCIALSTDKACNPVNLYGATKLASDKLFVAANNIAGKNHTRFSVTRYGNVVGSRGSVVPFFKKLISEGAKELPITDTRMTRFWISLEDGVKFVLSNFERMHGGEIFIPKIPSMKITDLAKAMAPNLDHKIIGIRAGEKLHEIMISSDDSHLTYEFKNYYAISPSIKLVDKDNDFSINALGEKGTKVKDGFSYSSDNNPQWASEAELLNIINHTEGF encoded by the coding sequence ATGTTTAATGGAAAAAATATTCTAATTACTGGTGGAACAGGCTCTTTTGGAAAAACTTATACCAAAATTTTATTAGAAAATTATAAGCCAAATAAAATCATTATCTATTCACGTGATGAACAAAAACAATTTGAAATGGCAGGTATTTTCAATGCTTCTTGTATGCGTTATTTTATAGGCGATGTAAGAGATAAAGAGCGCCTAAGCACTGCTATGCGTGATGTGGATTTTGTTATCCATGCAGCTGCTATGAAACATGTACCAATCGCAGAATACAACCCTATGGAATGCATAAAAACCAATATTAATGGCGCTCAAAATGTTATTGATGCTTGTTTTGAAAATAAAGTTAAAAAATGCATAGCCTTAAGCACTGATAAAGCTTGTAACCCCGTAAATTTATATGGTGCAACCAAACTTGCAAGTGATAAGCTTTTTGTTGCAGCAAATAATATAGCTGGTAAAAATCATACTAGATTTAGCGTTACAAGATACGGAAATGTGGTGGGTTCAAGAGGATCTGTTGTGCCATTTTTTAAAAAGCTTATTAGCGAGGGTGCAAAAGAATTGCCAATTACTGATACAAGAATGACTCGTTTTTGGATCAGCCTTGAAGATGGAGTTAAATTTGTGCTTAGCAATTTTGAAAGAATGCATGGTGGAGAAATTTTTATCCCAAAAATTCCATCAATGAAAATCACAGATTTAGCTAAGGCAATGGCACCAAATTTAGATCATAAAATCATAGGCATAAGAGCAGGAGAAAAACTTCATGAGATTATGATTTCAAGTGATGATAGTCATTTAACTTATGAATTTAAAAATTATTATGCCATTAGTCCTAGCATTAAGCTTGTTGATAAAGATAATGATTTTAGCATTAATGCTTTAGGCGAAAAAGGTACAAAAGTAAAAGATGGTTTTTCTTACAGTTCAGACAACAACCCACAATGGGCAAGCGAAGCTGAACTTTTAAATATTATTAATCATACCGAAGGTTTTTAA
- the dcd gene encoding dCTP deaminase — protein MGLKADNWIRKMALEHKMIEPFCEANIGKGVVSYGLSSYGYDIRVGREFKIFTNVNSTVVDPKNFVEENVVDFVGDVCIVPANSFALARTIEYFKMPEDVLAICLGKSTYARCGIIVNVTPFEPGFEGHITIEISNTTPLPAKIYANEGIAQVLFLQGDEKCDVTYADKKGKYQAQTGITLPRILK, from the coding sequence ATGGGATTAAAAGCAGATAATTGGATAAGAAAAATGGCGTTAGAACATAAAATGATAGAGCCATTTTGTGAAGCAAATATAGGAAAAGGTGTTGTAAGCTATGGTCTTTCAAGTTACGGTTATGATATACGCGTAGGGCGTGAGTTTAAAATCTTTACTAATGTAAATTCCACCGTAGTGGATCCAAAAAATTTCGTGGAAGAAAATGTAGTGGATTTTGTGGGTGATGTGTGTATAGTCCCTGCAAATTCTTTTGCACTTGCTAGGACAATAGAATATTTTAAAATGCCTGAAGATGTTTTAGCAATCTGTCTTGGAAAAAGCACCTATGCAAGATGTGGGATTATAGTCAATGTAACTCCTTTTGAACCAGGTTTTGAAGGACATATTACTATCGAAATTTCAAATACCACTCCTTTGCCTGCAAAAATTTATGCTAATGAAGGAATTGCACAAGTCTTATTTTTACAAGGCGATGAAAAATGCGATGTAACCTATGCAGATAAAAAAGGTAAATACCAAGCACAAACAGGCATAACTCTACCTAGAATTTTAAAATAA
- the accB gene encoding acetyl-CoA carboxylase biotin carboxyl carrier protein → MTREEIKELVQLFAEANISKIKIKEQDGFEIALERDMCCDVPAPVACPPAPQPINVNVVNEAQPSSNAKSNKPTLNSPMVGTFYQAPSPGATPFVKVGSTVKKGDTIAIIEAMKIMNEIEAEFDCRITEVLVADGQPVEFNTALFVVEKL, encoded by the coding sequence ATGACTAGAGAAGAAATTAAAGAATTAGTACAATTATTTGCCGAGGCTAATATCAGTAAAATAAAAATTAAAGAACAAGATGGTTTTGAAATAGCTCTTGAAAGAGATATGTGTTGTGATGTCCCAGCGCCTGTTGCTTGTCCTCCTGCGCCACAACCAATTAATGTAAATGTGGTGAATGAGGCTCAACCTAGTTCTAATGCAAAATCCAACAAGCCTACTTTAAACAGTCCTATGGTTGGAACTTTCTATCAAGCACCAAGTCCAGGTGCAACACCTTTTGTAAAAGTTGGAAGTACTGTGAAAAAAGGTGATACGATAGCTATTATTGAAGCGATGAAAATTATGAATGAAATCGAAGCTGAATTTGATTGCAGGATAACAGAAGTTTTGGTTGCAGATGGACAGCCTGTAGAATTTAATACGGCTTTATTTGTAGTGGAGAAATTATAA
- a CDS encoding acetyl-CoA carboxylase biotin carboxylase subunit, translated as MEIKSVLIANRGEIALRALRTIKEMGKKAICVYSEADKDALYLKYADVSICIGKARSSESYLNIPAIISAAEISEADAIFPGYGFLSENQNFVEICAKHNIKFIGPSVEAMALMSDKSKAKQVMQRAGVPVIPGSDGALSGVESAKKLAKEIGYPVILKAAAGGGGRGMRVVESEKDLEKAYWSAESEAMTAFGDGTMYMEKYIQNPRHIEVQVIGDSFGNVIHIGERDCSMQRRHQKLIEESPAILLDEKTRARLHETAIKAAKAIGYEGAGTFEFLVDKNLDFYFIEMNTRLQVEHCVSEMVSGIDIIELMIKVAEGGALPSQEEIKLKGHSIECRITAEDPKTFLPSPGKIAKYVPPAGRNVRMESHCYQDYSVPPYYDSMIGKLVVWAPDRNKAIAKMKVALDELIVSGIKTTKDFHLAMMENPDFINNNYDTNYLSRH; from the coding sequence ATGGAAATCAAAAGCGTTTTAATTGCAAATCGTGGTGAAATAGCACTTCGAGCTTTAAGAACGATTAAGGAAATGGGAAAGAAAGCAATTTGCGTATATTCTGAAGCGGATAAAGATGCTTTGTATTTAAAATATGCTGATGTAAGCATTTGCATAGGAAAAGCTAGAAGTTCTGAAAGTTATCTTAATATCCCAGCAATTATTTCTGCGGCTGAAATCAGCGAAGCAGATGCGATTTTTCCTGGTTATGGCTTTTTGAGTGAAAATCAAAATTTTGTTGAAATTTGTGCTAAACATAATATTAAATTCATAGGTCCTTCTGTTGAAGCTATGGCTTTAATGAGTGATAAATCAAAAGCTAAGCAAGTGATGCAAAGAGCGGGTGTACCTGTGATACCAGGAAGCGATGGAGCTTTATCGGGCGTAGAATCAGCAAAAAAATTGGCAAAAGAGATAGGTTATCCAGTAATCTTAAAAGCAGCTGCAGGTGGTGGCGGTCGTGGTATGCGCGTGGTTGAAAGCGAAAAAGATCTTGAAAAAGCATATTGGTCTGCTGAAAGTGAAGCAATGACGGCTTTTGGGGATGGGACTATGTATATGGAAAAATACATACAAAATCCACGTCATATTGAAGTACAAGTGATTGGCGATAGTTTTGGTAATGTGATTCACATAGGTGAGAGAGATTGTTCTATGCAAAGACGCCATCAAAAATTAATAGAAGAATCTCCAGCTATTTTGCTTGATGAAAAAACGCGTGCAAGACTTCATGAGACAGCCATTAAAGCGGCTAAAGCTATAGGTTATGAAGGAGCGGGAACTTTTGAATTTTTAGTGGATAAAAATTTAGACTTTTATTTTATAGAAATGAATACGCGTCTACAAGTAGAGCATTGTGTAAGTGAAATGGTAAGCGGAATTGACATTATAGAATTAATGATAAAAGTGGCTGAAGGCGGTGCTTTACCTTCTCAAGAAGAGATTAAACTTAAAGGTCATTCTATAGAATGCAGAATTACGGCTGAAGATCCTAAGACTTTCTTGCCAAGTCCAGGTAAAATTGCAAAATATGTCCCACCAGCAGGACGCAATGTGAGAATGGAAAGTCATTGTTATCAAGATTATAGCGTTCCACCTTATTATGATTCTATGATAGGAAAGCTTGTAGTTTGGGCACCTGATCGCAATAAGGCCATTGCAAAAATGAAAGTAGCTTTAGATGAACTGATTGTGAGTGGGATTAAAACGACTAAAGATTTTCATCTTGCTATGATGGAAAATCCTGATTTTATTAATAATAATTACGATACAAATTATCTTAGCAGACATTGA
- the gltX gene encoding glutamate--tRNA ligase, translating to MIQNLTTRFAPSPTGYLHIGGLRTALYNYLYARKNNGKFLLRIEDTDLKRNSKEATEAIIEAFKWCGLDYDDEVTYQSERFDIYKKYIQKLLDEGKAYYCYMSKEELDILRAKQEAVKERPRYDGRYRDFKGTPPEGIEPVVRIKAPQSGEISFIDGVKGEVKFNAQDILDDFIIARSDGTPIYNLTVVIDDALMGVSDVIRGDDHLSNTPKQIVLYEALGFKIPKFYHVAMIHGEDGKKLSKRHGATDVMEYKAMGILPQALLNFLVRLGWSHGDEEVFSLEDLKKLFDPNHINKSASCYNFKKLEWLNAHYIKTLPFEELNRQLKDLGFDLSAYKKAGFLLDLLRERAKTLLEIINGAKSIVEAPQSYDEKAIEKFVNDNNLSLLEKYASELNSQVIAKDFEDFTNEFLQKNEAKLKDLAQPIRIALTGSAVSPSIFEVLEFLGVDECKKRIENFLKFKGKI from the coding sequence ATGATACAAAATTTAACAACGCGTTTTGCTCCAAGCCCTACAGGATATTTACACATAGGGGGTTTAAGGACGGCTTTATATAATTATTTATACGCGAGAAAAAATAATGGCAAATTTTTGCTTCGTATCGAAGATACAGATTTAAAAAGAAATTCAAAAGAAGCTACAGAGGCTATTATAGAAGCATTTAAATGGTGTGGTTTAGATTACGATGATGAAGTGACTTATCAATCTGAGCGCTTTGATATTTATAAAAAATACATTCAAAAACTTTTAGATGAAGGCAAGGCTTATTATTGTTATATGAGTAAAGAAGAGCTAGATATTCTTCGCGCCAAACAAGAAGCAGTAAAAGAACGCCCAAGATATGATGGTAGATATAGGGATTTTAAAGGCACGCCACCAGAAGGTATAGAACCTGTGGTGCGTATTAAAGCACCACAAAGTGGAGAGATTTCTTTTATTGATGGAGTAAAAGGTGAGGTAAAATTTAATGCACAAGATATTTTAGATGATTTTATTATTGCAAGAAGTGATGGTACACCAATTTATAATTTAACCGTTGTGATTGATGATGCTCTAATGGGTGTTAGTGATGTGATTAGAGGTGATGACCATCTTTCAAATACACCTAAGCAAATTGTGCTTTATGAGGCACTTGGTTTTAAAATTCCTAAATTTTATCATGTGGCTATGATACATGGCGAAGATGGCAAAAAACTTTCAAAACGCCATGGGGCAACCGATGTAATGGAATATAAAGCTATGGGTATATTACCTCAAGCTTTGCTTAATTTTTTAGTGCGTTTGGGCTGGAGTCATGGTGATGAAGAGGTTTTTTCCTTAGAAGATCTTAAAAAACTTTTTGATCCAAACCATATCAATAAAAGTGCTTCTTGTTATAATTTTAAAAAACTTGAATGGCTTAACGCTCATTATATTAAAACCTTACCTTTTGAAGAGCTTAATAGGCAATTAAAAGATTTAGGTTTTGATTTGAGTGCTTATAAAAAAGCGGGATTTTTGTTGGATTTGTTAAGAGAGCGTGCAAAAACTTTACTCGAAATCATTAACGGAGCTAAAAGTATTGTTGAAGCACCGCAAAGTTATGATGAGAAAGCCATTGAAAAATTCGTCAATGATAATAATCTTTCCTTACTTGAAAAATACGCTAGCGAGCTAAATAGTCAAGTAATTGCAAAAGATTTTGAAGACTTTACTAATGAATTTTTGCAAAAAAATGAAGCAAAATTAAAAGACTTGGCTCAACCTATACGCATTGCCTTAACAGGAAGTGCGGTAAGTCCTAGTATTTTTGAAGTACTTGAATTTTTAGGGGTTGATGAGTGCAAGAAAAGAATAGAAAATTTTTTAAAATTTAAAGGAAAAATATGA
- a CDS encoding malic enzyme-like NAD(P)-binding protein, which translates to MNLKEEALKYHLGGKVDIISSKPMNTARDLSLAYSPGVAEPCIEIAKDNELAYTYTNKANLVAIVSDGSAVLGLGNIGAQAAKPVMEGKACLFKKFANVNAYDLEIDVHSVEEIVTFCKAMAPTFGGINLEDISAPKCFEIEAALQDLGIPVMHDDQHGTAIISTAGLMNAMKISGKKFEDIKVVVSGAGAAGIASARMYRNLGVKNIILVDSKGVVNKQRTDLNKYKLEFVSDTKACTLKEAMRDADVFLGLSAPKILDDEMILSMAKDPVIFALANPVPEVMPEDVARLRNDAIVGTGRSDYPNQINNVLGFPFIFRGALDVKATKITENMKVAAAKALADLAKLPVSDEVKKAYGVKDLSFGRDYVIPKPFDERVKSVVSTAVAKAAIEDGVALLKDFDEKAYFESLK; encoded by the coding sequence ATGAATTTAAAAGAAGAAGCTTTAAAGTATCATTTGGGTGGTAAAGTGGATATAATTTCATCAAAACCTATGAATACCGCTCGCGATTTATCGTTAGCTTATAGTCCAGGGGTAGCAGAACCTTGCATAGAGATAGCAAAAGATAACGAACTTGCTTATACTTATACAAATAAAGCGAATTTGGTAGCTATTGTAAGTGATGGATCGGCAGTTTTGGGACTTGGAAATATAGGAGCACAAGCTGCTAAGCCTGTTATGGAAGGTAAGGCTTGTTTGTTTAAAAAATTTGCAAATGTAAATGCTTATGATTTAGAAATTGATGTGCATAGTGTGGAAGAAATTGTTACTTTTTGTAAAGCCATGGCACCAACTTTTGGTGGCATAAATTTAGAAGATATTTCAGCACCAAAATGTTTTGAGATAGAAGCGGCCTTACAGGATTTAGGAATTCCTGTGATGCATGATGATCAGCACGGAACTGCTATCATTTCAACTGCAGGACTTATGAACGCTATGAAGATAAGTGGTAAAAAATTTGAAGATATTAAAGTAGTGGTAAGCGGAGCAGGGGCTGCGGGGATTGCAAGTGCTAGAATGTATAGAAATTTAGGCGTTAAAAATATCATTTTAGTCGATAGTAAAGGTGTAGTAAATAAGCAAAGGACAGATTTAAACAAATATAAACTTGAATTTGTGAGCGATACCAAGGCTTGCACTTTAAAAGAGGCTATGAGGGATGCGGATGTGTTTTTAGGACTTAGTGCGCCAAAAATTTTAGATGATGAGATGATTTTATCTATGGCAAAAGATCCTGTGATTTTTGCTTTGGCAAATCCGGTTCCTGAAGTAATGCCTGAAGATGTGGCAAGGCTTAGAAATGATGCTATTGTAGGAACTGGAAGAAGTGATTATCCTAATCAAATTAATAATGTTTTAGGCTTTCCTTTTATTTTTAGAGGGGCTTTAGATGTTAAAGCTACAAAAATCACCGAAAATATGAAAGTAGCAGCTGCTAAGGCTTTGGCTGATTTGGCGAAACTTCCTGTAAGCGATGAGGTTAAAAAAGCTTATGGTGTTAAGGATTTGAGTTTTGGTAGGGACTATGTGATACCAAAACCTTTTGATGAAAGGGTAAAATCTGTGGTAAGTACTGCGGTGGCTAAAGCAGCCATAGAAGATGGAGTGGCTTTGCTTAAAGATTTTGATGAGAAAGCCTATTTTGAAAGTTTAAAATGA
- the upp gene encoding uracil phosphoribosyltransferase has protein sequence MKNIYCISHPLIEHKLGILRDKYTKPFHFRMLIDEISAFLLFEATKDLNLKEVQIQTPISNARVKKLDEKIMICPILRAALGMLESVFKLIPDASVGFLGFARNEESLKADFYFQKLPKDATKRLAIVIDPMFATGGTAIDACNFLKSQGIKKIKFISILATPQGLENFIKIHKDVEVYIASIDESLNEKGYIVPGLGDAGDRVFNTL, from the coding sequence ATGAAAAACATCTATTGTATTAGCCATCCTTTAATTGAACATAAGCTTGGAATTTTGCGCGATAAGTATACTAAACCCTTTCATTTTAGAATGCTTATTGATGAAATTTCGGCTTTTTTGCTTTTTGAAGCAACTAAAGATTTAAATTTAAAGGAAGTGCAAATTCAAACTCCTATTTCTAATGCTAGGGTAAAAAAGCTTGATGAAAAAATTATGATTTGTCCTATTTTAAGGGCAGCTTTAGGAATGCTTGAAAGTGTTTTTAAGCTTATTCCTGATGCAAGTGTAGGGTTTTTAGGTTTTGCTAGAAATGAAGAAAGCTTAAAAGCTGATTTTTACTTTCAAAAACTTCCTAAAGATGCCACTAAAAGATTGGCTATTGTAATTGATCCTATGTTTGCAACAGGGGGAACAGCCATAGATGCTTGTAATTTTTTAAAGTCTCAAGGGATAAAAAAGATTAAATTTATTTCTATACTTGCAACTCCACAAGGGCTTGAAAATTTCATAAAAATTCATAAAGATGTAGAAGTTTATATAGCCTCAATTGATGAAAGCTTGAATGAAAAAGGTTATATAGTGCCAGGACTTGGAGATGCAGGAGATAGGGTTTTTAATACCTTATAG
- a CDS encoding MqnA/MqnD/SBP family protein produces MIFGKIDYINLLPLHVYLKKYPLPNGLKATMEYKKGVPSKLNKELFYRRIDAAIISSIESSRKKYKNLNIGICANKRVLSVLVEKNSQKAKDPSSATSNALARVLRQDNNKVIIGDKALKLYLQDRDAYVDLCALWYEKTHLPFVFARFSCIAKKTFYTKLLTNFSYKKIKIPHYILEKYAKTRDISVKDIRYYLDEVIYYQIQTKEKMALKRFIKAVKFDTKI; encoded by the coding sequence ATGATTTTTGGAAAAATTGACTATATTAATCTTTTACCTTTGCATGTTTATCTTAAAAAATATCCTTTGCCAAATGGTCTTAAAGCTACGATGGAATATAAAAAAGGCGTTCCAAGTAAATTAAATAAAGAGCTTTTTTACAGAAGAATTGATGCGGCTATTATTTCGAGTATAGAAAGTAGTAGAAAAAAATACAAAAATTTAAATATTGGAATTTGTGCAAATAAAAGAGTCTTAAGTGTTTTGGTGGAAAAAAATTCACAAAAAGCCAAAGATCCAAGTTCGGCTACTTCAAATGCTTTGGCTAGAGTTTTAAGACAAGATAATAATAAAGTTATTATTGGAGATAAGGCTTTAAAGCTTTATTTACAAGATAGAGATGCCTATGTTGATTTGTGTGCTTTATGGTATGAAAAAACGCATTTGCCTTTTGTTTTTGCAAGATTTTCTTGTATTGCAAAAAAAACATTTTATACAAAGCTTTTAACAAATTTCTCATATAAAAAAATCAAAATTCCTCATTATATCTTAGAAAAATACGCAAAAACAAGAGATATAAGCGTTAAAGATATAAGATATTATTTAGATGAAGTGATTTATTATCAAATTCAAACCAAAGAAAAAATGGCCCTAAAGCGTTTCATAAAAGCAGTGAAATTTGATACTAAAATTTAA